Proteins from a genomic interval of Symmachiella macrocystis:
- the fliN gene encoding flagellar motor switch protein FliN: protein MSDENDDLLDPAEIEALLNEAGAGDAPTPPPPQATSPDADAPPNAPSTPDEESDQLSQDDLDRLMAEATSGTAPLESQPKPPAAAAPPQDNDGDLLDPSEIEQLLNAQDSGAAASPATAATSAPASNLSAETDELLRQAEAGLAAAISSDGGARGNPGPFGNPQPYTFEEFGKSDSSAANVALNTLHDVELDIRIELGRTELLIEEVLQLRDGSVVPLDKLAGDPVDVIVNERLIARGEVLVLNDNFCVRITEILPPHL, encoded by the coding sequence GTGTCCGACGAAAACGACGATCTCCTCGATCCGGCGGAAATTGAAGCACTGCTCAACGAAGCAGGTGCTGGTGACGCGCCGACTCCTCCTCCGCCACAGGCAACTTCGCCGGACGCAGATGCTCCCCCGAACGCTCCGAGTACACCGGATGAGGAGAGTGACCAATTGTCGCAGGACGATTTGGATCGTCTCATGGCCGAAGCGACAAGCGGTACAGCGCCGCTGGAATCGCAGCCGAAACCGCCAGCAGCCGCCGCGCCGCCCCAGGATAACGACGGTGATTTGCTTGACCCCAGTGAAATCGAACAACTACTCAATGCGCAGGATTCTGGTGCTGCTGCCAGTCCCGCGACCGCTGCGACCTCGGCACCGGCGTCAAACCTTTCCGCCGAAACCGACGAATTGCTGCGACAAGCCGAAGCAGGATTGGCGGCCGCCATTTCCTCCGATGGCGGTGCACGAGGCAATCCGGGACCCTTTGGAAACCCACAACCTTACACCTTCGAAGAATTCGGGAAATCTGATTCCAGTGCCGCAAACGTCGCGCTGAATACGCTGCACGACGTGGAATTGGACATTCGCATCGAACTGGGCCGTACGGAATTGTTGATCGAAGAAGTCCTCCAACTCCGCGATGGATCGGTGGTTCCCCTCGACAAACTGGCCGGCGATCCTGTGGACGTGATCGTCAATGAACGCCTGATTGCCCGTGGCGAGGTTTTGGTTCTGAACGACAACTTCTGCGTACGAATTACGGAAATCCTGCCCCCACATCTCTAA
- a CDS encoding flagellar basal body-associated FliL family protein, with product MATATTDDPGNDTAEELPDDLEVAHAAVAARKKKIKAAGLVIGLTVVMMGVGYMFMPESSAENLAEDDESALAASEIEDDTAEVEIGQFNCTNSRAGIDISVHVNFSLVAEVQKSNEQNFLDAKDLYEARIRDIVNRVARSASRDDLNDPALDTLKREFREGINRIVRKHYIVKIHIPDWQTMER from the coding sequence ATGGCGACGGCCACCACCGACGACCCCGGTAATGACACAGCGGAGGAACTTCCCGACGATCTGGAAGTCGCTCACGCCGCAGTCGCCGCACGTAAAAAAAAGATCAAGGCCGCTGGTTTAGTCATCGGGCTCACGGTCGTCATGATGGGCGTCGGCTATATGTTCATGCCCGAAAGCAGCGCGGAAAATCTTGCTGAAGATGATGAGTCCGCCCTAGCCGCATCCGAAATCGAGGACGATACCGCCGAAGTCGAGATTGGCCAATTCAATTGCACCAACTCACGCGCAGGGATCGACATCAGCGTACACGTGAATTTTTCGTTGGTTGCCGAAGTCCAAAAGAGCAACGAACAAAATTTTCTTGATGCCAAGGATTTGTATGAGGCACGGATCCGTGACATCGTCAATCGCGTGGCCCGCAGCGCCAGTCGCGACGACCTCAACGACCCAGCTTTAGACACACTCAAACGTGAATTTCGCGAAGGTATCAACCGCATCGTTCGCAAACATTATATCGTGAAGATCCATATTCCCGACTGGCAAACGATGGAACGTTAA
- a CDS encoding OmpA/MotB family protein, which translates to MPVQDDPAPGVPEWVVTYGDMMSLLLTFFIMLVSMSEMKEEGKMRAALDAISEAFGNEQAMMGSPGDSFQTTSVLSKLSSVGNLSLGGTRESALKNRGAAGKYDPVQRIREGTVVTLGGAAMFKPFEAELSNELKRSLDSIADVLRKRSRRIEVRGHAAPTALPKNSKFRDAFDLSFARADAVAKYLISKEIRPSRILVSAAGDNEPRSLRRGSEHQALNRRVDVYLIDSYIERSSKHR; encoded by the coding sequence ATGCCTGTTCAAGACGATCCCGCTCCCGGCGTTCCCGAATGGGTTGTGACCTACGGTGACATGATGTCGCTGCTGCTGACATTCTTCATCATGCTTGTCTCGATGAGCGAGATGAAAGAGGAAGGGAAGATGCGGGCCGCTTTGGATGCCATCAGCGAGGCATTTGGCAATGAACAAGCGATGATGGGATCACCCGGCGATTCGTTCCAAACGACCAGCGTGCTCAGTAAGCTGAGTTCGGTGGGGAATCTTTCGTTGGGGGGCACGCGCGAATCGGCGCTGAAAAATCGAGGTGCTGCGGGTAAATACGACCCGGTGCAACGAATTCGCGAAGGGACCGTCGTCACATTGGGCGGTGCAGCCATGTTTAAGCCTTTTGAGGCGGAGCTATCCAACGAGCTGAAACGGAGTCTGGATTCGATTGCGGACGTTTTGCGAAAGCGGTCGCGGCGGATTGAAGTGCGGGGGCATGCTGCGCCCACGGCATTGCCCAAGAACAGCAAGTTTCGAGATGCCTTCGACTTGTCATTCGCCCGCGCCGATGCCGTTGCCAAGTATCTTATCTCAAAAGAGATTCGCCCTTCGCGGATCCTGGTCAGTGCTGCCGGAGACAACGAACCGCGCTCTCTACGTCGCGGTTCTGAGCACCAAGCGCTCAATCGTCGGGTTGACGTGTATTTGATAGATTCCTATATAGAGCGGTCTTCAAAACACCGTTAG
- a CDS encoding motility protein A, giving the protein MDKATIGGLASGVALLVIAVFVAPGSKFSAFWDTASAAVVVGGAIAATAIAFPVVALLKFPRVIKKTLQPNALEAAPVIAELVGLAEVARKDGILALEQKTEEIEDPFILLGIQMAVDGIDSELMEELLRTEVDSVAERHKTGKMLLDTLGRYAPAFGMIGTLMGLIIMLGNMDDPDAIGPGMAVALITTLYGAIVSNLVCLPLADKLAYYSKREVEIREIIVRGILSIQQGDNPRVVEQKLKTCLPADQRGSDEMADAA; this is encoded by the coding sequence ATGGACAAAGCAACAATTGGCGGATTGGCGAGCGGAGTCGCATTGTTGGTCATCGCGGTGTTCGTTGCGCCTGGATCAAAGTTCTCAGCGTTTTGGGATACCGCCTCCGCCGCCGTCGTCGTGGGGGGCGCGATCGCGGCAACGGCAATCGCCTTTCCCGTGGTGGCACTGCTCAAGTTTCCGCGGGTCATCAAAAAGACCCTGCAACCCAATGCCTTAGAAGCCGCTCCGGTGATTGCGGAGCTAGTCGGTCTGGCTGAAGTCGCCCGTAAAGACGGGATTCTGGCGTTGGAGCAAAAAACGGAAGAGATCGAAGACCCGTTCATTTTGCTGGGCATCCAAATGGCGGTCGACGGCATTGACTCGGAATTGATGGAGGAATTGCTCCGCACCGAAGTCGATTCAGTCGCCGAACGCCACAAAACCGGCAAGATGTTGTTGGACACGCTAGGCCGTTACGCACCGGCATTCGGCATGATCGGGACGTTAATGGGTTTGATCATCATGTTGGGAAACATGGACGACCCCGACGCGATCGGTCCCGGTATGGCGGTCGCCTTGATCACGACGCTCTATGGAGCCATCGTCTCCAACTTAGTTTGCCTCCCATTGGCCGACAAGTTGGCCTATTACAGTAAACGCGAAGTGGAAATCCGAGAAATCATCGTGCGAGGAATTCTCTCCATCCAACAAGGGGACAACCCGCGCGTGGTGGAGCAAAAACTGAAGACCTGCCTGCCGGCCGACCAACGCGGTTCGGACGAAATGGCAGACGCCGCTTAA
- a CDS encoding flagellar FlbD family protein, translating to MIQLTRLNGDQFVLNAELIRFVESRPDTYITLTTDDRFVVRESMDEVVQRSIQYSRQIRGGIV from the coding sequence ATGATTCAACTCACGCGGCTCAACGGCGACCAGTTCGTGCTCAATGCGGAATTGATCCGCTTTGTGGAAAGTCGCCCTGATACGTACATCACGCTCACCACAGACGATCGCTTTGTCGTACGTGAAAGTATGGATGAGGTTGTACAGCGCTCGATCCAGTACTCGCGTCAGATTCGCGGCGGCATCGTCTAA
- a CDS encoding flagellar hook protein FlgE: MIGLVEPNCHARPWGVIMGLTSALNTSLNGLSLNETAIDVLSNNIANAGTNAFKSSQVQFSTQLARTLSFGSRPTATNGGTNAKQIGLGATVAAIIPDFSQGSITNTTTPSDLAIQGDGFFIVESQEGNVYTRNGTFRLNSENVLTNSQGLRVQAYGVDDDFNIINTELKGVQIPLGELSIAEATENVVMSGALSPQGEIGTHGTLLETAPLVIDGAGTALSSTATLLSAVRLASDPATPLFTGIPADLELTGVKGGRTLDTKTLAVTATTTVQDYMDFLDETLGLQSNSVPTDADGIAVGVDLSGGMIRAKGNRGSVNDISVPVGSMVMNGGVVGLDIPRNGEAADGESTFTTFVVFDSLGEALTVRMSAYKEAETTSSTTFRYILESDNNSSGVPGDVDIALGSSTVVFDSVGNVADQPNNSFSVDRNGSAAVSPMVFEVDMSAISGISSSGSNLNLKSQDGSSPGVLTSFVIDEQGVINGVFDNGVIRTLGQVVLARFTNPGGLLQDGGDTFREGVSSGEPLVSTPGTFGAGTIRAGAIELSNTDIGRSLVDLIVASTNYRGNARVIDSTNRLVDELLLLGR, translated from the coding sequence ATGATTGGATTGGTCGAGCCGAATTGTCATGCTAGACCGTGGGGGGTCATTATGGGTCTTACGTCCGCGTTGAATACGTCTTTGAACGGCTTGTCTTTGAACGAAACTGCGATTGATGTTTTAAGTAACAATATCGCCAACGCGGGGACCAACGCGTTTAAGTCGTCTCAGGTTCAGTTCTCGACGCAGTTGGCTCGTACGCTCAGTTTTGGTTCGCGTCCCACCGCGACAAACGGCGGGACCAACGCCAAACAAATCGGCCTGGGGGCCACGGTCGCGGCGATTATACCCGACTTCAGCCAGGGCAGTATCACTAATACAACGACACCGTCGGACTTGGCGATTCAAGGCGATGGTTTTTTCATCGTCGAAAGCCAGGAAGGCAACGTCTATACGCGGAATGGTACGTTCCGTCTCAACAGCGAGAACGTACTCACCAATAGCCAAGGTCTGCGGGTGCAAGCTTATGGTGTGGATGACGATTTCAACATCATCAATACTGAATTGAAGGGCGTGCAAATTCCGCTCGGTGAATTGAGTATCGCTGAAGCCACCGAAAATGTGGTGATGAGTGGAGCTCTCTCCCCGCAGGGCGAAATTGGTACGCATGGGACGTTGTTGGAAACAGCACCGTTGGTCATTGATGGCGCCGGCACAGCACTTAGCTCTACGGCGACTTTGCTTTCGGCCGTCCGATTAGCTTCCGATCCCGCCACGCCATTGTTTACTGGCATCCCTGCCGATTTGGAACTGACCGGAGTCAAGGGGGGACGAACACTTGATACAAAGACTTTGGCGGTCACCGCGACGACGACCGTCCAGGACTATATGGACTTTCTCGATGAAACCCTGGGCTTGCAGTCGAACAGCGTACCCACCGATGCCGATGGCATTGCCGTGGGTGTCGACCTCAGTGGTGGCATGATTCGTGCCAAAGGAAATCGTGGGTCCGTCAACGACATTTCCGTTCCTGTGGGTTCGATGGTCATGAACGGTGGTGTCGTTGGCTTGGATATTCCTCGAAATGGCGAAGCTGCTGACGGAGAAAGCACATTCACCACGTTCGTCGTTTTCGACTCGTTGGGCGAAGCACTGACCGTGCGGATGAGCGCCTACAAAGAAGCTGAAACGACCAGTAGCACGACGTTTCGCTATATTTTGGAAAGCGATAACAACAGTTCGGGAGTCCCCGGCGATGTCGATATCGCCTTGGGAAGCAGTACGGTGGTATTCGATAGCGTCGGTAATGTCGCCGACCAACCCAACAACTCGTTCTCGGTCGATCGGAACGGGAGTGCCGCCGTCAGTCCGATGGTTTTTGAGGTCGATATGTCGGCGATCTCAGGAATTTCATCGTCGGGTAGTAACCTCAACTTGAAATCGCAAGACGGTTCCAGTCCCGGTGTATTGACGAGTTTTGTGATTGATGAACAAGGGGTGATCAACGGCGTTTTTGACAACGGGGTCATCCGAACTTTAGGGCAAGTCGTATTGGCCCGTTTCACCAATCCGGGCGGCCTGTTGCAAGATGGCGGCGATACGTTCCGGGAAGGGGTCAGTTCCGGTGAACCGTTGGTGAGCACACCCGGGACATTCGGTGCCGGAACCATTCGTGCCGGTGCTATCGAATTGTCCAATACCGACATCGGACGAAGTCTCGTCGATTTAATCGTGGCCTCAACCAACTATCGCGGCAATGCCCGTGTCATCGATTCCACGAATCGGCTCGTGGATGAGCTGTTGCTGTTGGGCCGATAA
- a CDS encoding flagellar hook assembly protein FlgD, whose amino-acid sequence MDVNTTTSTGASSTATTVESGKTGFAALNADDFMKLLLTQLQNQDPSEPTSNEELLNQLSSMQSLASSIELGDTLKDIVSNQQLTDGAAFLGSYVTGDNDQNVAVDGVVDRVVMREGSAYLGIGEQEIPVRNVTQVNALFAQ is encoded by the coding sequence ATGGATGTCAATACAACCACGAGTACCGGCGCTTCGTCGACGGCCACGACTGTAGAGTCCGGCAAAACGGGTTTTGCAGCATTGAATGCCGACGATTTCATGAAGTTGTTATTAACGCAACTTCAGAATCAGGATCCCTCGGAGCCTACGAGCAACGAAGAGCTGCTCAACCAGCTCTCGTCCATGCAGAGTTTGGCATCGAGTATTGAATTGGGCGACACGCTCAAGGATATCGTCTCCAACCAGCAATTGACCGACGGTGCTGCGTTTTTGGGATCGTATGTCACGGGTGACAACGACCAAAATGTCGCCGTGGATGGGGTTGTGGACCGCGTCGTCATGCGGGAAGGATCTGCCTATCTCGGAATCGGCGAGCAAGAAATCCCGGTCCGAAATGTCACACAGGTGAACGCGCTGTTCGCCCAATAA
- a CDS encoding flagellar hook-length control protein FliK: MSSDNFNFSIDALPVSAPAKPSSLDTSANHSDSAQSGFRDVLSGSMDETRQARRTDRRDEAPSSTREAAAQKPSTDDRSNDPARQRAEINADTKRAEAQNASADEQISTEPADPTEAETDTGQKPTALPQAAEGAPPAEFVAALMATQTTTAAVDSESAASSFETTTITVQSPPQGLVTALAATGNGSANSQLINNQQADGVPGLESAANETITVDQPANAAAVDGQPVEAVQPAIENPAASGVATTTPASYTVSSTPTEGRPTPVSPPTTEPQVSTGQNAENVVPETNEPPVAPKNSPQQPTETSKTAQQQSVVEYTNGLATADEGTDPQPTPPPTTTAGSSAKNSETTDTVSSDKAGPQQPLDTTLDGQQSQSGSSDDQSQQQSSNSAPFADSLTKTSEAASLQSPLVPADDSATGQESTEPVLGGPAPISQQSDVSRTVGTTATTTVETAVDVQRPDFAMRVANAVRTSADNRQEVTMRLTPPELGALRIQVAVEQGKVSARIDAQSSAAQKILLDSLPQLKEALVQNGASVERIEVMLADNSPNDQGGALGQGFTEQGEPGNAPRDQSTYGDDGRGLAEAEETLETAAPAAPGITRNRGMLELDITI; this comes from the coding sequence ATGTCCTCGGATAATTTTAATTTTTCGATCGATGCACTTCCGGTCTCGGCACCGGCAAAGCCTTCGTCGCTTGATACGTCGGCAAACCACAGCGATTCCGCGCAGAGTGGGTTTCGCGATGTGCTTTCCGGTTCAATGGACGAGACCCGCCAAGCCCGGCGAACCGACCGCCGTGATGAGGCGCCGTCGTCGACGCGCGAAGCCGCAGCACAGAAGCCGTCGACAGATGACCGTTCTAACGATCCAGCGCGGCAACGCGCGGAGATCAATGCGGACACAAAACGCGCCGAGGCACAAAACGCCAGCGCCGACGAACAGATTTCAACCGAACCGGCCGATCCGACCGAAGCTGAGACGGACACCGGTCAAAAGCCTACTGCTCTGCCGCAAGCGGCTGAAGGGGCGCCGCCGGCGGAATTTGTGGCAGCGCTGATGGCGACGCAAACCACAACCGCTGCTGTGGATTCCGAATCGGCAGCTTCCTCTTTTGAAACAACCACGATTACGGTTCAATCGCCCCCACAAGGACTTGTGACAGCCTTAGCCGCCACAGGCAACGGATCCGCCAACTCGCAGTTGATCAATAATCAACAGGCCGATGGGGTTCCTGGGTTGGAATCCGCTGCGAATGAAACGATAACGGTCGATCAGCCGGCAAACGCGGCAGCGGTGGACGGGCAACCGGTTGAGGCGGTTCAACCGGCGATCGAGAATCCAGCAGCCTCCGGAGTGGCTACGACAACACCTGCCAGCTATACGGTTTCCTCGACGCCAACAGAAGGTCGTCCAACGCCCGTATCGCCGCCAACAACGGAGCCTCAGGTCTCGACCGGTCAGAATGCGGAAAACGTCGTGCCGGAGACCAATGAACCACCAGTCGCGCCGAAAAATTCGCCACAACAGCCAACCGAGACATCGAAGACCGCGCAGCAACAATCGGTCGTTGAATATACAAATGGATTGGCAACTGCGGACGAGGGGACTGATCCGCAGCCTACCCCACCGCCAACAACAACAGCAGGCAGTTCCGCAAAAAACTCTGAGACCACCGATACGGTTTCCTCTGACAAAGCCGGACCGCAACAACCGCTGGATACCACACTGGACGGTCAGCAGTCGCAAAGCGGTTCGTCCGACGATCAATCACAGCAGCAATCGTCGAACTCGGCGCCATTTGCCGATTCGTTGACGAAGACGAGCGAAGCAGCAAGCCTACAAAGTCCTCTTGTCCCGGCTGATGATTCGGCGACCGGTCAGGAATCGACCGAGCCGGTTTTGGGCGGGCCCGCACCCATTTCGCAGCAGTCGGATGTCTCACGAACTGTCGGGACAACCGCGACCACCACAGTGGAAACAGCTGTGGATGTTCAGCGTCCTGATTTTGCGATGCGCGTCGCCAACGCAGTCCGCACCTCAGCCGATAACCGCCAAGAGGTCACCATGCGCCTCACGCCACCGGAATTGGGGGCGTTGCGTATTCAAGTCGCTGTCGAACAGGGAAAGGTCTCGGCGCGGATTGACGCACAATCGTCGGCAGCCCAGAAAATTCTCCTCGACAGCCTGCCGCAATTGAAAGAAGCACTGGTCCAAAACGGAGCGAGTGTGGAACGCATTGAAGTGATGCTGGCCGACAACTCGCCGAATGACCAAGGTGGCGCTCTGGGACAGGGATTTACGGAACAAGGCGAACCGGGCAACGCGCCGCGGGACCAATCGACTTATGGAGACGACGGTCGCGGTTTGGCCGAAGCCGAAGAGACATTGGAAACCGCAGCGCCAGCGGCCCCAGGAATCACCCGAAATCGCGGCATGCTTGAACTCGATATAACCATCTAG
- the fliJ gene encoding flagellar export protein FliJ, with protein sequence MPKFQFKLETLLNMRLGRRDQCRQALASILSHDAELAAEMQRVVQQRLGQLQELRDLNSSRDMNIDATAARRYFAGQLTSEIAGIEHQQSLVAAQIEICRQTLVKADQDVKALENLKEKQLAEYSQLQERRAQRELEDSWSATNRDEVPLC encoded by the coding sequence GTGCCGAAATTTCAGTTCAAACTTGAAACGTTGCTCAACATGCGTCTAGGCCGACGGGACCAATGCCGCCAAGCGTTGGCGTCAATCCTCAGCCACGATGCGGAGTTAGCAGCTGAAATGCAGCGCGTTGTGCAGCAACGTCTCGGGCAATTGCAGGAGCTGCGCGATCTGAATTCGTCACGCGACATGAACATCGACGCCACAGCGGCGCGGCGGTATTTTGCCGGACAACTGACCTCGGAAATCGCCGGCATCGAACATCAACAAAGCCTCGTTGCTGCGCAGATCGAAATCTGCCGTCAAACATTGGTCAAAGCTGACCAGGATGTCAAAGCTCTGGAGAATCTAAAGGAAAAGCAACTGGCGGAGTATTCGCAACTCCAAGAACGACGCGCCCAACGCGAACTCGAGGACAGTTGGTCCGCCACGAATCGAGATGAGGTGCCACTATGTTAA
- a CDS encoding FliI/YscN family ATPase — protein MLALEEQIQRILPVGLSGSVTKIVGLTVAVSDFPAPLGSVCKIATESGRSVEVEVIGFQGEHTLLLPYDELTGIRRGNRVTMVQSVPGIRVGDQLLGRVLDGRGRFIDSGVPAALPHRAPIHAEATSPLKRPRIDTPLGTGVRVIDGLLTAGKGQRLGIFAGSGVGKSVLMGQMARNSTADVNVVVLVGERGREVREFIEKDLGPEGLARSVVIVATSDAPALQRLRAAFVGTAVAEHFRDQGKDVLLMMDSVTRFALAQREIGLAAGEPPATRGYPPSVFALLPRLLERSGRNDRGSITGFYTVLVEADDANEPISDTVRGILDGHIMLSRKLAHQAHWPAIDVLASISRSMPDVTTDQHRAASDGLKQLLAAYRESEDLISIGAYQSGSNQQVDVSLRMREAIQQFLQQGMSESAALDSTIEQLLQLSQVRESLLQNSPAGDETHAASA, from the coding sequence ATGCTTGCACTGGAAGAACAAATTCAACGCATCTTGCCGGTCGGGTTGTCCGGCAGTGTGACGAAGATCGTCGGGTTGACGGTTGCCGTCAGCGACTTTCCGGCTCCGTTGGGATCGGTCTGTAAAATTGCCACCGAAAGTGGCCGCAGCGTTGAGGTCGAGGTCATCGGTTTTCAAGGCGAGCATACCTTGTTGTTACCGTACGACGAACTGACCGGCATCCGCCGCGGCAATCGCGTCACCATGGTACAGAGCGTTCCCGGCATTCGCGTCGGTGACCAATTACTTGGACGCGTGCTCGATGGTCGGGGACGGTTCATTGACTCCGGCGTCCCGGCCGCCTTACCGCATCGTGCGCCGATCCACGCTGAGGCGACTTCTCCCTTAAAGCGTCCGCGCATCGATACGCCTTTGGGAACCGGTGTGCGGGTGATCGATGGATTATTAACCGCCGGCAAAGGGCAACGGTTGGGGATCTTTGCCGGCAGTGGCGTAGGCAAAAGTGTGTTGATGGGACAAATGGCCCGCAACAGTACAGCGGACGTGAACGTGGTCGTCTTGGTGGGTGAGCGGGGACGAGAAGTCCGGGAATTTATTGAAAAGGATCTGGGACCCGAAGGACTCGCCCGTAGTGTGGTGATCGTCGCAACCAGCGATGCGCCGGCGCTACAACGCTTGCGGGCGGCGTTTGTTGGAACGGCGGTAGCGGAACACTTTCGAGATCAAGGAAAAGACGTCCTGTTGATGATGGACAGCGTGACCCGTTTCGCGCTAGCCCAACGAGAAATTGGACTAGCCGCTGGCGAACCTCCAGCGACGCGGGGTTATCCGCCGAGTGTTTTTGCCCTGTTGCCGCGACTGTTGGAGCGTAGCGGACGTAACGATCGGGGGAGCATTACCGGTTTTTACACTGTCTTGGTTGAAGCTGACGATGCCAATGAGCCGATCTCAGATACAGTACGCGGCATCCTTGACGGACACATCATGCTATCTCGAAAGCTGGCGCATCAGGCGCATTGGCCGGCGATCGATGTTTTGGCCAGTATCAGCCGGTCGATGCCCGACGTAACGACCGACCAGCATCGCGCTGCCTCTGATGGCTTGAAACAACTGCTAGCCGCCTACCGGGAATCTGAGGACCTCATCTCGATTGGAGCTTATCAATCCGGCTCGAACCAACAGGTCGACGTGAGTTTGAGAATGCGTGAGGCGATTCAACAGTTTTTGCAACAAGGAATGTCCGAATCTGCGGCCTTGGACAGCACGATCGAGCAGTTGTTGCAGTTGTCCCAAGTCCGTGAATCATTGCTGCAAAACAGTCCTGCCGGAGACGAAACACACGCGGCTTCGGCGTGA
- a CDS encoding FliH/SctL family protein, with the protein MPATQPSRLLKAHDARNIGSKVAFNYEDLRQRCDQYIEQISAQAKQILLDARGEAEQLRAEAQEQGHAQGLSAGHEEGLKDQQKAIADKADELSTQRLDAALPVIQAAVDALNTERNRWLTTWQNTAIQLSVAIAEKLLHAELQQRPELVQETIREALELAAGNPQIKLRLNPDDADHLGDWCDELVATVSTAGTAEIVADPHVTTGGCVVDTKHGQVDARLETKLARIAQELLDDSV; encoded by the coding sequence ATGCCGGCCACACAACCCTCTCGGCTACTTAAAGCCCACGACGCGCGCAACATCGGCTCAAAGGTCGCGTTCAATTACGAAGACTTGCGCCAACGCTGCGATCAGTACATCGAACAGATTAGCGCACAGGCAAAGCAGATTTTGCTCGACGCGCGCGGTGAAGCCGAACAATTGCGTGCCGAAGCCCAGGAGCAAGGGCACGCACAGGGACTGTCCGCCGGGCACGAAGAAGGGCTCAAAGACCAGCAAAAGGCGATCGCCGATAAAGCGGACGAACTGTCGACCCAACGATTAGATGCAGCCTTACCCGTAATACAAGCCGCCGTAGATGCGCTCAACACCGAACGCAATCGTTGGTTGACCACTTGGCAGAACACGGCCATTCAACTCAGTGTGGCAATCGCCGAAAAACTACTGCATGCGGAATTGCAGCAGCGTCCAGAACTCGTGCAAGAGACCATCCGCGAGGCGCTGGAACTAGCGGCTGGTAATCCACAAATCAAACTTCGCTTGAATCCCGATGACGCGGACCACCTGGGCGACTGGTGCGACGAACTAGTGGCGACCGTTTCCACCGCAGGAACGGCCGAAATTGTCGCTGATCCACACGTCACCACGGGAGGCTGTGTGGTGGATACCAAGCATGGCCAAGTCGACGCGCGCCTCGAAACTAAACTCGCCCGCATTGCTCAGGAATTGTTAGACGACAGCGTCTAA
- the fliG gene encoding flagellar motor switch protein FliG, with product MHPTSESHNKKIRKAAVLLLSLDRAMSAEIMSQLTKDGIEQVALEIARLDDVTQEEQEAVLEEFYLQGRARRHIESGGIEHAYALLEQSMGKDEASEIIDSLRQSMSSVPFGFMHKVSAENVITFIIEEHPQTIALIMSHLPSGLAAEVLGRLPSDKQLDVVRRVATMEQTSPEVIRDVESSLHARMRTMFSQSMEKAGGVGSVAQILNVTDRMTNKGILENLEQDNPDLVDEIKRLMFVFDDILKLDDKSVQSLLKEVDNSQWALALKGASEDLKGKIMGNLSQRAAAMLQEEMDYLGPVKLSDVEAMQQQIVDTVRRLEDSGEITVASGNEAEQLIT from the coding sequence ATGCATCCCACTAGCGAATCACACAATAAAAAAATCCGCAAGGCGGCCGTGCTCCTACTGAGCCTGGATCGGGCGATGTCGGCTGAGATTATGAGCCAACTCACCAAGGACGGAATCGAACAGGTTGCGTTGGAAATCGCGCGACTGGACGACGTCACCCAAGAGGAACAAGAAGCCGTCCTGGAGGAGTTCTATCTGCAAGGACGAGCGCGGCGGCATATTGAATCCGGCGGCATTGAACACGCTTATGCTTTACTCGAACAGTCGATGGGAAAAGACGAGGCGTCTGAAATCATTGATTCCTTGCGGCAATCCATGAGTTCGGTGCCGTTTGGCTTTATGCATAAGGTCTCGGCGGAGAATGTGATCACCTTCATTATCGAAGAACATCCCCAGACGATTGCCCTCATCATGTCGCACTTGCCATCGGGCTTGGCTGCCGAAGTGCTGGGGCGACTGCCCTCGGATAAGCAGTTGGATGTTGTTCGCCGCGTTGCCACGATGGAACAAACCAGCCCAGAAGTGATTCGTGACGTGGAAAGCAGCTTGCACGCCCGGATGCGAACGATGTTTAGCCAATCGATGGAAAAAGCGGGCGGAGTCGGATCGGTTGCACAAATTCTTAACGTTACGGATCGCATGACCAACAAAGGCATCCTCGAAAATCTCGAACAGGACAATCCCGATTTGGTCGACGAGATCAAACGACTGATGTTCGTGTTTGATGACATTCTCAAACTCGACGACAAATCCGTGCAATCGCTGCTCAAGGAAGTGGACAACAGCCAATGGGCATTGGCACTCAAAGGCGCTTCGGAGGACCTCAAAGGAAAAATCATGGGCAACCTGTCGCAACGGGCTGCTGCCATGCTGCAAGAAGAAATGGACTATTTAGGTCCCGTCAAACTCAGCGACGTCGAAGCCATGCAACAACAAATTGTCGACACAGTGCGCCGTTTGGAAGACAGCGGCGAAATTACCGTCGCCTCCGGAAACGAAGCGGAACAACTCATTACGTAA